The genomic DNA CCCCCTCCTTTGGGAAGGTGATCTTGGTCCCCTCCTTCCAGCCCTTCTTGATGATAATGTTGAGGATCTTGTCCTCTGTCCTCATGCTCCTCCCATCCGGGTTCAGCCTGCGGCGGGTGATCTTCATGCGCTTTGTGCAGCCGTGGAAGATCTCCTCCAGCGAGACCTTCAGCTCATGGACCACAGGAGGGTCCTGGTGCTTTCGACCAGTCCCCAGACGCTCAGATGGCGCACCCCTCCTCCTGCGGCCTTCCCCAGGGAAGCCATTGTTCATCCCCCCTGGAAAGCCAAACTGTCTCCCGAAATGAGCAAAGGGGTCATCCTCATCCACGTCCATGTCCTGCTCTGTGTCGTTGCTGTGGTCATTGTGGAAGGAAAAGCCGTTAGAGCGGCTGTGACTGCGGTTGGAGCCAAAGAACATGTCGAAAGGGTTGGAGCCGCCAAAGAAGGAGGCAAAAGTGGCATGGGGATCTCCATGGAAGGTGTAGTGGTATGTCGAGCTGCCGGGAGCACCTGAAGAGCTGCTGCCTCCTGTCTTCAaacctgagagagaaagagaaaaaaagagaaagaggaacgTGAAacctcacatgcacacactcaaacaccCACCAgctgaaaacaaacatttatatgAACTCCAGACACAGGACCGTGTTCAGAAAAGACCGAGTGTGGgtaacagcagagaggagagtggaGCCCACGTGGGCGGGAAAAATCCCACAGCATCACTGATCTTCCAACAATGCTGGAGGTGGAGGAACTCATGAAATACCAGGTCACTCCatccaacacatacacacacactcacaaaaacacacactaatacccACACATCTATCTTAACAGAGACACATGCACAAAACACCCACAAATGCAAACTACAGCTACAGTCGCTGCTATTCATATCTCAACCACGTAATGATCTTAAGCCATCTGTCTGTCAGCtaacactcacactctctctcacacacacacacacacacacacacacacacacacacacacacacacacacacacacacacgcacacacacacacacacacaaacacgtcaCTAGAGGTGGACTGAAAGGAATCAGAGCTGGCTGCTATTGACACTACACataacaatacacacacacacactcatgtacctgcacataaacagaaatatgacaACATGGAGGACACGCAGCATTATTACTTCAGCGGCCGAAGTCCACCAAAGTCCTCCACTGTGATTTCAGATGCTGAGTCTGTTCCTGAGCTATTTCAACAACATCTAAATCCATCATAACACTTCACATAACAAGGCTTCACTGACAGCGCTGAAGCCTGCACCCTCTGACCTGTTTTCACTCAGTGATCCTGTTCATTATaccaacacagacagacaaataatgTGATGGTCAGACTTCTCACCTTCCTCTCCCAGCTGGTCATAGACAACCCTCTTCTTGGGGTCACTGAGGACCTCGTAGGCCTCTGCGATCTCCTTGAACTTCTCCTCTGCGTTGGGATCCTTGTTCTTGTCAGGGTGGAAGCGCAGTGCCATGCGCCGGTATGCCTTCTTAATTTCCTCCTCGTTGGAGCCCTTGGGAATACCCAGGGTCTTGTAGTAGTCCTTCCCCatggcagcacacacacacatacactctcagGATTGGGaccccccctctcttccttccactcAGGCTCGTGGTTGGATTCACTGGTGAGAGATGCAGAGTTATGCTGTTATATGTGGTCTTATAATACTCATCAGAGGCAGATGCTTACCGGTGCAAGAGAATATGTCCTGGCAGAGGTGTATGGTGCTCTAAAGTGCTGTTTATTCAGTAACAACTgggagagaggacacagagtACTGGTTTTACTAACTGTTGCTATGGGGATGCAGTTGCCATGTTGATGTGGTCAGGTAGAGTACAGAGGAATCCCCTTCAACTGCTTTATCAAAGGGCTTCTCCCTACAAGCTCATCCTACAGCAGGTATGGATCATACCTGGAgtcatttattgcattttttaaatgttgtgattTTGGGCTGTAGCTATTTAATGACTTGGCATGGCTTTACTGTGTTAAATCAGCTGGGCAGAGCCACACAACCTGTCAGACAGCACAGAGCCGTTCACTGAAACATTGCGGTGCCTCTATACAAGACACAATGA from Scomber japonicus isolate fScoJap1 chromosome 9, fScoJap1.pri, whole genome shotgun sequence includes the following:
- the dnajb5 gene encoding dnaJ homolog subfamily B member 5, whose translation is MCVCAAMGKDYYKTLGIPKGSNEEEIKKAYRRMALRFHPDKNKDPNAEEKFKEIAEAYEVLSDPKKRVVYDQLGEEGLKTGGSSSSGAPGSSTYHYTFHGDPHATFASFFGGSNPFDMFFGSNRSHSRSNGFSFHNDHSNDTEQDMDVDEDDPFAHFGRQFGFPGGMNNGFPGEGRRRRGAPSERLGTGRKHQDPPVVHELKVSLEEIFHGCTKRMKITRRRLNPDGRSMRTEDKILNIIIKKGWKEGTKITFPKEGDETPENIPADIAFVLKDKGHPHFKRDGSNIIYNCKISLKEALCGCTVSIPTLENRIISLPCHDIIKPGTVKRLRGEGLPFPKNPSQRGDLIVEFSVRFPDRIPPQSREIIRQHLPQS